From the genome of Deltaproteobacteria bacterium:
CACCCGACCAGGTCAGGGAGACAATTAGAAAGTCGATCGAATCGGAGGGAGACAACCGGATCTCCGATCTGCATGTGTGGTCTGTGGGGCCCGGGATCTATGCTGCGGAAGTCGTGGTCGTCTCATCGCGGCCTCTCGATCCGGACAGCTATTACGATCTCCTGCCCAAGGATCTCGGCCTTGTGCATGCAACGTTCGAAACCCGCCTGTGCGCAGCTAATGCAAGCGGGGCGCGCTGAAAAATTCAGCCATGTACGCGTGTATGTCCTATCCTTGCAGGAACTGTCGCCGGCTCATCGCCTTGCGCATTGCATGCCTCCCGCCATTCCGCCGACCGTTTCCAGCGCCTGTTCGATCTTCCCGGACCAGTACGCGGCATTGAGGCGAATGCAGTTTCCGTATTCCACACCGGTCGTGCTGAACACGGTCCCGGGAGCGACGCTGATTCCTTCCCGCAAAGCCATTTCGTAAAGTTTGCGGGAATCGACTTCCCCGGGCATTTCAACCCACAGGATAAACCCCCCTTCGGGCCGGGTGACGCGCGTTCCCACCGGAAAAAAACGCCCGACCGCGTCCCTCATCCTGTCCATCTGCCGCCTGTAGGCGCGGCGGATCGTCCTGAGGTGATGGTCGTACCCGCCGTTTACGAGAAACTCGGCCATCGCGAGCTGCGTCGGCGTCGCAGTGGCGATGTTGAACAGCGACTTGAGCTGCCGGATCCTCTGCCCGTATCTGCCGGGCACGATCCAGCCGACGCGGTAACCGGGCGCAAGGGTCTTGGAGAAAGACGAACATTGGAGCACCGTGCCTTTTTCGTCATATGCCTTGACCGCTGCGGGGCGCTCCGGGCCGAAGGCCAGGTCGCCGTACACGTCGTCTTCAATCAGTGGGATGTCGTGCTTCGCAAGGAGCGCCGCCAGTCTCCGCTTGTTCTCTTCGGGCATGACATAGCCCAGGGGATTGTTGAAATTCGCGATGACGAGGCAGGCATGGATCGGCTGGTTTCGGAGCGCGTACTCGAGGACGTCGATGTTCATCCCTTCCCGGTGCGTCGACGGGATCTCGACGATCTTGAGCCCCATCCACTGGATGGAATGGAGGAACGTGTAGAAAACGGGGGAACCGACGGCCACCGTGTCTCCCGGCCGGCAGACGGCCTGGAGCGCCAGCGTCACCGCCTCCACGCAACCCGAAGTGACGACGATGTCGTCGGGGGAGATTGTGCAGCCGGAATGGAGCATCCGCCGTGAGAGTTGCACGCGCAGCCTCTTGACCCCCCGCGCACCCGATAAAGATACGCTCTGGACGCGGAAGCGCCGCGATTCGGAGGCAAGCATCCGGTTCAGTTTGTCGATCGGCAGCAGATCGGGATTCGGAACGCCTCCCCCGAGAGGAACATGGGAAGGGTCGGCCATCGTACGCAATATCCGCAAAGGGATTTCATCGAGTGACACGCAGCACGCGACGGGCTCATCCCCGGCATGGAATTCAGGGTCTTTCACCGCAGGTTCGGGAAGCCGTGAGCGGACGTAGTAACCTGACTGGGGGCGGGCTTCCACGACCCCCATGTTTTCGAGGTTAGCGTACGCTTCCATGATCGTGTTGATGCTGACGTTCATCCGGCGGCTGAGTTCCCGGATGGAAGGAATCCGGTCGCCGGGCAGATAGGTTCCCTGCTCGATCAGCCCTCCGATCCGCGCGGCGACTTCCTCGTAGAGCAGTCTTTTAACGGAGATATCTTTCGATTTCGTCTCCATGGTGATTCGATTCTACCGCGAAATCGCGATGGATACAGTTACAATTTTCTTCTTAGGCTCTGGGTACAGTTTATTCGGACAGCCAACTGTCTCCATCCGGAAAGTGAGGGTATGTGTCTGGTCGTTTTTCCGCGTAACCCTCATATTCATAAGTGGATTCATAAAATTGACAAGGGAGGTAAAGCATCATGGCAATGACCGGGAAGATCAAGGAGCTCGTCGCGGTGGGCGCTTCTATCACCGCCAACTGTCAGCCCTGCCTTCAGTACCACTCGGCAAAGGCGCTCGAATTCGGGGCCG
Proteins encoded in this window:
- a CDS encoding PLP-dependent aminotransferase family protein, with product METKSKDISVKRLLYEEVAARIGGLIEQGTYLPGDRIPSIRELSRRMNVSINTIMEAYANLENMGVVEARPQSGYYVRSRLPEPAVKDPEFHAGDEPVACCVSLDEIPLRILRTMADPSHVPLGGGVPNPDLLPIDKLNRMLASESRRFRVQSVSLSGARGVKRLRVQLSRRMLHSGCTISPDDIVVTSGCVEAVTLALQAVCRPGDTVAVGSPVFYTFLHSIQWMGLKIVEIPSTHREGMNIDVLEYALRNQPIHACLVIANFNNPLGYVMPEENKRRLAALLAKHDIPLIEDDVYGDLAFGPERPAAVKAYDEKGTVLQCSSFSKTLAPGYRVGWIVPGRYGQRIRQLKSLFNIATATPTQLAMAEFLVNGGYDHHLRTIRRAYRRQMDRMRDAVGRFFPVGTRVTRPEGGFILWVEMPGEVDSRKLYEMALREGISVAPGTVFSTTGVEYGNCIRLNAAYWSGKIEQALETVGGMAGGMQCARR